Proteins encoded in a region of the Rhizobium sp. CC-YZS058 genome:
- a CDS encoding ABC transporter ATP-binding protein: MFITYALCGHWVFVLVLMSVFCNGSASEFLESLTALQNILEISDLEIDIPMKSGTINAVRGVSFAIEKGKTLCLVGESGSGKSLTAMSILGLLPARGIRRLSRSRFDGRDIAHFSEREMQDLRGKMIGVIFQDPMMAFNPTMTIGRQLEEVYLRHISNDRAKARAKSLHLFRKVGMTDPEARLSQYPHELSGGLRQRAMIAMALMCEPSLLIADEPTTALDVTMQVQVLALLRQIQDDLGISILFITHDLGVVAAIADHVAVMQSGRIVEFGDVRQVLKAPREDYTRALIAAVPKTRRLDAGPTATPDVAHG; encoded by the coding sequence ATGTTCATAACCTACGCCTTATGTGGGCATTGGGTTTTTGTATTAGTTCTAATGTCAGTCTTCTGCAATGGTTCTGCCAGTGAGTTTTTGGAATCGCTAACGGCCTTGCAGAACATTCTCGAAATAAGCGATCTTGAGATCGATATCCCCATGAAGAGCGGCACTATCAACGCTGTCCGGGGCGTGTCCTTCGCCATCGAAAAGGGCAAGACGCTCTGCCTCGTCGGCGAATCCGGATCCGGTAAGTCCCTCACGGCGATGTCGATCCTGGGCCTCCTGCCGGCACGGGGCATCCGGCGTCTTTCGCGTAGCCGGTTCGACGGCCGCGACATCGCGCACTTCTCCGAAAGAGAGATGCAGGATCTGCGGGGAAAGATGATTGGCGTGATCTTCCAGGATCCGATGATGGCCTTCAACCCGACCATGACGATCGGCCGCCAACTCGAGGAGGTCTATCTTCGACACATTTCGAATGACCGGGCGAAGGCTCGCGCCAAGTCGCTCCATCTGTTTCGTAAAGTCGGTATGACCGATCCGGAAGCCCGGCTCAGCCAGTATCCCCATGAACTGTCGGGCGGTCTCCGCCAGCGTGCAATGATCGCCATGGCGCTCATGTGCGAGCCGTCGCTGCTGATCGCCGATGAGCCGACCACGGCGCTCGACGTCACCATGCAGGTGCAGGTGCTGGCGCTGCTGCGCCAGATCCAGGACGATCTCGGCATCTCGATCCTATTCATCACCCATGATCTCGGAGTGGTCGCTGCGATCGCGGATCATGTGGCCGTCATGCAGTCTGGCCGGATCGTCGAGTTCGGCGATGTCCGCCAGGTGTTGAAGGCGCCGCGTGAGGATTACACCCGTGCCCTGATTGCCGCCGTACCCAAGACCAGGAGGCTCGACGCCGGGCCGACGGCAACCCCGGACGTGGCCCATGGATAA
- a CDS encoding LysR family transcriptional regulator — translation MNINFRQLETFRLFARTQSVTETARLLRVSQPAVSQTLKDLEGQFGFALFVRTNGRTRLTTEANNVLPDVERMFAQMASLKGKAAELRDTQAGSLSIASVPSFTNDLLPTALKAFRSERQNVAVRLEIHSASDVVRQVRQEYCDVGFAFLPFDEAGVAAQPLMRMSMICLVPRDHRLASHTVITAADLVGETIIAHGAQTTPGILLREGLRAEVGQFMMLTTNQSMASMHLVQHGLGIAFAHPLILPFDHRDVVAAIPYELEVPLTFAMMYSRNRPVPRLLMRFEAVLRKILSAYCDEMRAKGFALEKLI, via the coding sequence ATGAACATCAACTTCCGGCAATTGGAAACGTTCAGGCTATTCGCGCGTACTCAGAGCGTGACGGAAACTGCTAGGCTTCTGAGAGTGTCGCAGCCCGCCGTCAGCCAGACCCTCAAGGATCTTGAGGGGCAGTTCGGCTTTGCGCTGTTCGTTCGCACCAACGGCCGCACGCGCCTGACGACCGAAGCCAACAATGTGCTGCCGGACGTCGAACGCATGTTTGCACAGATGGCATCGCTCAAGGGCAAGGCAGCCGAGCTGCGCGACACTCAGGCAGGATCGCTGTCCATCGCCTCCGTGCCTTCCTTCACCAATGACCTTCTGCCGACCGCGCTCAAGGCTTTTCGCAGCGAAAGGCAGAATGTTGCAGTGCGCCTCGAAATACACAGCGCTTCAGACGTAGTGCGCCAAGTTCGACAAGAATATTGCGACGTGGGCTTCGCTTTCCTGCCTTTCGACGAAGCTGGTGTCGCCGCTCAGCCTTTGATGCGCATGTCCATGATCTGTTTGGTTCCAAGAGATCACCGCCTGGCATCGCATACGGTCATTACCGCGGCCGATCTCGTGGGGGAGACGATCATAGCCCATGGGGCGCAGACGACACCGGGGATCCTTCTGCGTGAGGGGCTTCGCGCCGAAGTCGGACAATTTATGATGCTGACCACCAATCAATCCATGGCGTCGATGCATCTCGTCCAGCACGGCCTCGGCATTGCCTTCGCGCATCCTCTCATCCTTCCGTTCGACCATCGCGACGTCGTGGCCGCCATCCCCTATGAACTCGAAGTGCCGCTTACCTTTGCAATGATGTATTCGCGCAATCGTCCCGTGCCGCGTCTGCTCATGAGGTTCGAGGCGGTCTTAAGGAAGATTCTGTCGGCCTATTGCGATGAGATGCGGGCCAAAGGTTTTGCGCTCGAGAAGCTCATTTGA
- a CDS encoding penicillin-binding transpeptidase domain-containing protein, with amino-acid sequence MEGVVEEGTASRRVNLGRPVAGKTGTTNGNNDAWFIGFTPDLVAGVYIGFDAPKSLEKGGSGSRLAAPVFNDFMNAALAGVPVSQFSMPTGMKEYRIGLHTGMVASADGPNAVIEAFKPGTRPPAAMATIEDDGMQSELSPSVRRAIETGAPGLF; translated from the coding sequence TTGGAGGGTGTCGTCGAAGAAGGCACAGCGTCGAGGAGAGTGAATTTGGGGCGACCTGTGGCAGGCAAGACCGGAACGACGAACGGGAACAACGATGCTTGGTTCATCGGCTTCACTCCCGATCTGGTGGCCGGGGTTTACATCGGCTTTGATGCTCCTAAGAGCTTGGAGAAAGGCGGAAGCGGAAGCAGACTCGCCGCTCCGGTCTTCAACGACTTCATGAATGCCGCTTTGGCAGGCGTGCCGGTCTCGCAGTTCAGCATGCCGACGGGAATGAAGGAGTACCGCATAGGCCTCCACACTGGGATGGTAGCATCCGCTGACGGTCCTAATGCCGTGATTGAGGCGTTCAAGCCTGGCACACGACCACCTGCAGCAATGGCCACCATCGAAGATGACGGCATGCAAAGCGAGCTCAGTCCATCCGTAAGAAGGGCAATTGAGACTGGAGCGCCTGGCCTGTTTTAA
- a CDS encoding oxidoreductase: MKRWTANDIPPQYGRTAIVTGTGGLGFEDALALAHAGASVILAGRNSVKAAEAIRRVEHAVPQSDIRFEKIDLASLVSIESFAERVAKTCSRIDLLINNAGVMVPPRRLSTEDGFELQLGTNYLGHFALTAHLMPLLRKAEAPRVVSVSSVAARAGAIDFEDLNAVRNYNPMAVYSQSKLACLMFALELQRRSEEGRWGVMSLAAHPGIARTDLLHNGPGRWSLHGLVRTLLPFLFQPPTIGALPTLFAATAPDALGGAYYGPDGMAETRGYPTHAKVPSQARDRDAAAKLWRISEQLTHTRFPERSQDPSVH; this comes from the coding sequence ATGAAAAGATGGACAGCGAACGACATTCCTCCGCAATACGGCCGGACTGCTATTGTGACAGGCACAGGCGGGCTGGGATTCGAAGACGCACTTGCGCTAGCACATGCTGGCGCCTCGGTCATCTTAGCTGGGCGGAACTCCGTCAAAGCTGCAGAAGCGATAAGACGTGTGGAGCACGCTGTGCCGCAATCGGATATTCGGTTCGAAAAGATCGATCTGGCCAGTCTTGTTTCCATCGAAAGCTTTGCGGAAAGGGTCGCCAAAACCTGTAGCCGCATCGATCTGCTGATCAACAACGCAGGCGTCATGGTGCCCCCACGACGCTTGTCCACCGAAGATGGTTTCGAGCTGCAGTTGGGCACCAACTATCTCGGACATTTTGCGCTCACAGCCCATCTCATGCCGCTGCTGCGTAAGGCCGAGGCGCCCCGCGTTGTTTCGGTTTCCAGCGTCGCCGCTCGGGCTGGCGCCATTGATTTTGAAGACCTGAATGCTGTTCGCAACTATAATCCTATGGCTGTCTACAGTCAGTCGAAGCTTGCGTGCCTGATGTTTGCCTTGGAGTTGCAGCGTCGAAGCGAGGAGGGCAGGTGGGGCGTTATGAGCCTTGCCGCCCATCCGGGCATTGCTCGCACGGATCTTCTGCACAATGGACCTGGCCGGTGGAGCCTGCACGGGTTAGTGCGAACACTCCTGCCCTTTCTGTTCCAGCCTCCCACGATCGGCGCACTCCCAACGCTATTCGCAGCCACCGCGCCTGATGCGCTTGGCGGAGCCTATTATGGGCCTGACGGCATGGCTGAAACTCGCGGGTATCCCACACATGCAAAAGTTCCGAGCCAGGCACGTGACAGGGACGCTGCAGCCAAGCTGTGGCGGATCTCTGAACAGCTAACCCACACCCGCTTTCCTGAGAGGTCGCAAGACCCATCCGTTCACTAG
- a CDS encoding TetR/AcrR family transcriptional regulator gives MRVGTEAPKESGVREQKRRETLRRITDVGICLFIEKGIDGTTIDEIAEAAGISRRTFFHYFGSKDDILLSLQSGMSEMIAGEIRTAPLESSPYDAVRLALLKITGSIPSEDMFALDRMMRGSASVQARKQASYARHEATLFSALQQRWPEPDREPRLRLVAMVAVSALRLASEIFNQEGGKRPFPLILDGAFEGLQAELIRNHQ, from the coding sequence ATGCGTGTAGGGACGGAGGCTCCGAAAGAAAGCGGCGTGCGGGAGCAAAAGCGTCGAGAAACGCTGCGCCGCATCACCGATGTCGGTATCTGCCTTTTCATCGAGAAAGGCATAGACGGCACCACAATCGATGAGATTGCAGAAGCGGCCGGGATCTCGCGACGCACGTTCTTCCACTATTTTGGATCGAAGGACGATATTCTGCTTTCGCTCCAAAGCGGGATGAGCGAGATGATCGCTGGAGAAATCCGGACGGCACCGTTGGAAAGTAGCCCTTATGACGCGGTGCGCCTTGCTCTGTTGAAGATCACCGGATCGATCCCCAGTGAAGACATGTTCGCTTTGGATCGCATGATGCGGGGAAGCGCCTCGGTGCAGGCCCGTAAACAGGCAAGCTATGCACGACACGAAGCGACCCTTTTCTCGGCGTTACAACAGCGCTGGCCAGAACCTGATCGTGAGCCGAGGCTCAGGCTCGTCGCGATGGTCGCTGTCTCTGCGTTGCGGCTTGCCTCGGAGATCTTCAATCAGGAAGGCGGAAAACGCCCCTTTCCCTTGATCCTCGATGGCGCGTTCGAGGGCCTGCAAGCAGAGTTGATCCGTAATCACCAGTAA
- a CDS encoding VOC family protein: protein MFTHVMVGSNDLQLSRRFYDATFAALGGQAGEMDERGRLIYRHDGGRLMITKPIDGKPATAANGGTIGILAASRAHVQAWHDAGALNGGTSIETPPTLRPDGVFVAYLRDPDGNKLTARCQTAA, encoded by the coding sequence ATGTTCACCCACGTCATGGTCGGCAGCAACGACCTTCAACTGTCCAGACGGTTCTACGATGCCACCTTCGCTGCCTTGGGAGGGCAGGCCGGGGAGATGGATGAGAGGGGCCGGCTGATCTATCGTCACGACGGCGGTCGGCTGATGATCACGAAACCGATCGACGGCAAGCCGGCGACCGCCGCCAATGGTGGAACGATCGGGATTTTGGCGGCTAGCCGGGCTCATGTTCAGGCGTGGCATGACGCCGGAGCGCTGAATGGGGGAACGTCGATCGAGACACCTCCGACCCTCCGTCCGGACGGGGTCTTCGTTGCCTACCTGCGTGACCCCGACGGAAACAAGCTGACCGCCCGGTGTCAGACGGCGGCATGA
- a CDS encoding glycosyl hydrolase 53 family protein, whose amino-acid sequence MADHFRIVGEHGLRTVRDGLVPGHGALQRLRAARDAGIQAIWDLSHYHRNQDAVRCARIAAEAAYAINGEERLWLCPVNEPSLYPMIAGLPRHNAVDMAIQMAKVARDHHPAVGILTNDPITGVGERQFEATDAIVSAVDVDIIGVNYYPHTARTSLVKVLLAAWKRYRKPIMVSETSWHDGHPVHHRRYPGLNKGTWLRHVLDQVDIAAFHGAVIAGVCWYPIVDCPPWHRPFSKDRWSHGLIRSDLSVDAPLSAELRSLRTDCVRQDVGIDAALPYDGPPGRSSDTDLIEVHSTVCG is encoded by the coding sequence ATGGCCGACCATTTCCGCATTGTCGGAGAGCATGGACTCCGCACCGTCCGCGATGGTCTCGTGCCTGGTCATGGCGCCCTCCAGCGTCTTCGCGCAGCGAGGGACGCAGGGATCCAGGCGATCTGGGACCTGTCTCACTATCATCGCAATCAGGATGCGGTCCGATGCGCGCGCATCGCGGCCGAGGCGGCCTATGCGATCAATGGCGAGGAACGGCTCTGGCTTTGTCCGGTGAACGAGCCGTCGCTTTATCCGATGATTGCTGGACTGCCGCGTCACAACGCTGTCGACATGGCGATCCAGATGGCCAAGGTCGCCCGCGACCATCACCCCGCTGTCGGCATCCTTACCAACGACCCGATCACGGGAGTCGGAGAGCGGCAGTTCGAGGCGACCGATGCGATCGTCTCCGCCGTGGATGTGGACATCATCGGCGTGAACTATTACCCGCACACGGCGCGGACGTCGCTCGTCAAGGTCCTGCTTGCAGCATGGAAACGATACCGCAAACCGATCATGGTTTCGGAAACGAGCTGGCACGACGGCCATCCCGTCCACCACCGCCGATACCCCGGATTGAACAAGGGCACCTGGCTCCGACACGTGCTGGATCAGGTCGACATCGCCGCCTTTCATGGTGCGGTCATCGCGGGCGTCTGCTGGTATCCGATTGTCGACTGCCCACCCTGGCACCGCCCTTTCTCCAAGGATCGCTGGAGCCACGGCCTCATTCGCTCCGACCTCTCCGTCGATGCCCCTCTCTCCGCCGAGTTGAGATCACTCCGCACCGATTGCGTTCGGCAAGACGTGGGCATCGACGCTGCGTTACCATACGACGGGCCTCCTGGCCGATCCTCGGATACAGATCTTATCGAAGTTCATTCGACAGTTTGTGGATAG
- a CDS encoding AraC family transcriptional regulator produces MSFWHAMSWKTQGIRATAPVKWHRWEGLVGVVWEAEAEEGASGYYLADDPWIMIFLDDVSDTFRITNDDPAVGSVWRPLANAIYVPPGMPLWTKSLAGQRFSHLNLHLRTDRLSRFLGPAIAPSMAQLAVRRPVEVHDDPAIRLLASLLADEIREPTKHPVFAESLVRSLICGLVEIPTERAARSSSRLTQAQMNKLIHRFSEIPDGRLSVAEMAKTVGLSESWFATTAANLFIKLEKALALHAASMSSGSCRRLRLTLRGCGKSPRSVQRSQLSGRHLC; encoded by the coding sequence ATGAGTTTCTGGCATGCGATGTCGTGGAAGACACAAGGCATTCGCGCGACCGCACCGGTAAAGTGGCATCGATGGGAGGGCTTGGTCGGGGTCGTCTGGGAAGCCGAAGCGGAAGAAGGAGCCAGCGGCTACTACCTTGCCGATGATCCCTGGATCATGATCTTCCTTGATGATGTGTCCGATACGTTCCGGATTACCAATGACGACCCGGCAGTCGGTTCGGTCTGGCGACCGCTTGCCAACGCAATCTATGTTCCACCCGGAATGCCGCTCTGGACGAAGAGCCTTGCCGGCCAACGCTTTTCGCATCTCAATCTTCACCTTCGAACGGATCGGCTCTCCCGCTTCCTGGGTCCAGCAATCGCGCCGTCCATGGCGCAACTTGCGGTTCGCCGACCGGTTGAAGTGCATGACGACCCGGCGATCCGGCTTCTCGCCAGTCTCCTCGCCGATGAGATAAGGGAGCCGACGAAACATCCGGTCTTCGCCGAGAGCCTTGTCCGGAGCCTTATCTGCGGGCTGGTTGAAATCCCAACGGAAAGAGCTGCCAGATCGTCTTCCCGGCTAACGCAGGCGCAGATGAACAAACTGATCCACCGTTTCTCAGAGATTCCCGACGGCCGGCTTTCGGTCGCGGAGATGGCGAAAACGGTTGGTTTATCCGAAAGCTGGTTTGCGACCACGGCGGCTAATCTGTTCATAAAGCTCGAAAAGGCCCTTGCTCTTCACGCAGCAAGCATGTCTTCTGGCTCATGCCGCCGGCTCCGGCTCACTCTTCGTGGTTGCGGAAAGTCTCCAAGATCTGTTCAACGGTCTCAGCTGTCCGGCCGCCATCTTTGCTGA
- a CDS encoding GAF domain-containing protein, whose amino-acid sequence MREFLERLLGEQLETDKDLKLLLAEQCPRIRGVVDTIAEAPFPMFMVIGPDRRLVYNEAYIPILGARHPSALGKPFFEVWPEVVEEVTPVIDEAFAGHSRLFQDMRVMLSRPTPQPAWFTFSYSPVRGEDGSVVAALCLCTETTETVTARLRQAFLIDLEAAFQNSDDPFRIIEIAQQALGSHLGVSRVGYGSVDESERYFTTPGNWTDGTVESHSGTHDLAAFGPHVLAALQNGVSLVISDALTDRRVIGPEAASAFQALQIRSVVTVSLIRNGRFVAALYVHDKEPRAWTAEECALIREVAERTWSAVERAYAETSLRALAKRQSFLLNLSDYLRPLASADEIKQMAAQMLGEHLAAGRAGYGEIDASQEHVTVERDWSDGKMSSLGGETRRLEIFGAAIIAELKAGRLLRLDSVADDPVSAPYAEGYASIGTKSLLVVPLLKEDRLVAILYVHESQPRRWTDEEVAIASEVADRTWAAVERARAESALRLMNATLEERVNQSLAERRIYARIVEDTDSPIQMIDRDYRFLAINPAARADYERVFGVRPRTGQSLLDLLAHVPQQRDGARAVWDRALSGQSFDQTGWWGDGDAKRRAYEMRFRPVLGDDGVVSAAYLIGRDVTELLNEQERLSLVEDQLRQAQKLEAIGQLTGGVAHDFNNLLTPIIGSLDILQRKQLGGEREQRMISGAAQAAERARVLVQRLLAFARRQPLQAAAVDVGDLIRGMAELISSTTGPQIRIAVEVSDHLPPALADRNQLEMALLNLAVNARDAMPDGGTLRITAGTSSERPTRPSELAAGRYIWLSVSDTGTGMDEQTLKRATEPFFSTKGIGKGTGLGLSMVHGLALQLGGTLTIRSRPGIGTNVEIWLPVSAEAIQEGERPASLVSAALSGTALLVDDEDLVRLSTAEMLRELGYDVVEARSAEDALKLFEQGLTPKLLVTDHLMPGISGTQLARSVLAAHPDVQVLIVSGFSEVEDVAPDLPRLTKPFRREDLASMLSKPS is encoded by the coding sequence GTGCGTGAATTTCTGGAGCGACTGTTGGGCGAGCAGCTCGAAACCGATAAGGATCTGAAGCTCCTCCTGGCGGAGCAATGTCCGCGCATAAGAGGCGTTGTCGACACGATCGCGGAAGCGCCCTTCCCGATGTTCATGGTGATCGGCCCGGACCGCCGCCTGGTCTATAACGAGGCCTATATACCCATTCTTGGCGCCCGCCATCCGTCCGCTTTGGGGAAGCCGTTTTTCGAGGTTTGGCCCGAAGTCGTCGAGGAGGTGACGCCCGTCATCGATGAGGCCTTTGCCGGACACTCCAGGCTTTTTCAAGACATGAGGGTGATGCTGAGCCGGCCGACGCCGCAACCGGCCTGGTTCACCTTCTCCTACAGCCCGGTTCGCGGCGAAGACGGCAGTGTCGTTGCGGCTCTCTGCCTGTGTACCGAAACGACAGAAACCGTGACGGCCAGGCTTCGTCAGGCTTTTCTGATCGATCTCGAAGCCGCATTTCAAAACAGTGATGACCCGTTCAGGATCATCGAGATCGCGCAGCAGGCTTTAGGGTCGCATCTCGGCGTCAGCCGCGTCGGCTATGGATCGGTCGATGAAAGCGAACGCTATTTTACCACGCCCGGCAACTGGACCGATGGCACCGTAGAAAGCCACAGCGGCACGCATGATCTTGCCGCCTTCGGACCTCACGTGCTTGCGGCATTACAAAACGGCGTTTCGCTTGTCATCTCCGATGCCCTCACGGATAGGAGGGTTATCGGCCCCGAAGCCGCATCGGCATTCCAGGCTCTTCAAATCCGATCCGTGGTGACCGTGTCGCTGATCCGCAACGGTCGTTTCGTCGCGGCGCTCTATGTGCATGACAAGGAACCGCGGGCGTGGACGGCTGAGGAATGCGCGCTGATCCGCGAAGTGGCCGAGCGCACGTGGTCAGCGGTTGAGCGTGCCTATGCCGAGACCAGCCTGCGTGCACTCGCCAAAAGGCAATCCTTCCTGCTGAACTTGTCGGACTACCTGCGTCCGCTCGCGAGCGCTGACGAGATCAAGCAGATGGCAGCGCAAATGCTTGGCGAACATCTGGCGGCAGGAAGAGCCGGCTACGGCGAGATAGACGCAAGCCAGGAGCATGTCACGGTCGAGCGCGACTGGAGCGATGGCAAGATGTCCTCGCTCGGTGGAGAGACGAGACGGCTGGAGATATTCGGAGCAGCGATTATCGCTGAGCTGAAGGCCGGGCGACTGCTCCGTCTGGACTCGGTTGCCGACGACCCGGTCTCTGCGCCTTATGCGGAGGGATATGCGAGCATCGGGACGAAGTCGTTGCTGGTCGTTCCGCTGTTGAAGGAAGACCGGTTGGTGGCGATCCTGTATGTCCACGAAAGCCAGCCGCGGCGTTGGACGGATGAAGAGGTAGCCATCGCCTCCGAGGTTGCGGATCGGACATGGGCAGCGGTCGAACGCGCCCGCGCCGAGAGCGCTCTGCGTCTTATGAATGCAACCCTCGAGGAGCGCGTGAACCAGAGCCTCGCCGAGCGCCGCATCTATGCACGCATCGTCGAGGATACCGATTCGCCAATCCAGATGATCGACCGCGACTATCGGTTCCTGGCAATCAATCCCGCTGCGCGGGCGGATTATGAAAGGGTTTTTGGGGTCCGGCCCCGAACGGGGCAGAGCCTGCTGGACCTCCTCGCCCATGTTCCTCAGCAAAGAGATGGAGCAAGAGCTGTCTGGGATCGGGCGCTCTCCGGTCAATCCTTCGACCAGACCGGTTGGTGGGGCGACGGCGATGCCAAGCGGCGCGCCTATGAGATGCGTTTTCGTCCGGTCCTTGGCGACGATGGTGTGGTCAGCGCCGCCTATCTCATCGGTCGCGACGTCACGGAGCTTCTCAACGAGCAGGAACGCCTATCGCTTGTCGAAGATCAGCTCCGACAGGCGCAGAAGCTGGAGGCGATCGGGCAACTGACCGGCGGGGTCGCACACGACTTCAACAATCTCCTGACGCCGATCATCGGAAGTCTCGACATCCTGCAGCGCAAGCAACTCGGCGGCGAACGAGAGCAGCGCATGATTTCCGGCGCCGCCCAGGCGGCGGAGCGAGCTCGCGTCCTTGTTCAGCGTCTGCTCGCCTTTGCGCGCAGGCAACCCCTGCAGGCAGCGGCTGTCGATGTCGGCGATTTGATCCGGGGTATGGCCGAGCTGATCTCCAGCACGACCGGACCTCAAATCCGCATCGCAGTCGAGGTCTCGGACCATCTTCCGCCTGCCTTGGCTGATCGCAACCAGTTGGAGATGGCCCTTTTAAACCTTGCAGTGAATGCGCGTGATGCGATGCCGGATGGCGGAACATTGAGGATTACAGCTGGAACGTCTTCGGAGAGACCGACAAGGCCCTCGGAACTGGCGGCAGGCCGTTACATCTGGCTGTCGGTTTCCGACACCGGCACAGGCATGGACGAGCAGACACTGAAGCGCGCAACCGAGCCCTTCTTTTCGACGAAAGGGATCGGCAAAGGGACGGGGCTCGGGCTTTCCATGGTTCACGGCCTGGCTCTCCAGTTGGGCGGTACACTGACCATCAGGAGCCGCCCAGGGATCGGCACGAACGTCGAAATCTGGCTGCCGGTCAGCGCGGAGGCCATTCAAGAAGGGGAGCGTCCGGCAAGCCTCGTCTCAGCCGCGCTCTCCGGCACTGCGCTGCTTGTCGATGACGAGGACCTAGTCCGCCTCAGCACGGCGGAGATGCTACGCGAGCTCGGCTACGACGTTGTCGAAGCGAGGTCCGCGGAGGACGCGCTGAAGCTGTTCGAACAGGGACTGACGCCGAAGCTCTTGGTCACCGATCATCTCATGCCAGGCATCAGCGGGACACAACTCGCGCGATCTGTCCTTGCAGCCCATCCGGATGTCCAAGTTCTCATCGTGTCCGGTTTCTCGGAGGTCGAAGACGTGGCGCCGGACCTGCCGCGGCTGACCAAGCCGTTCAGGAGAGAAGATCTCGCAAGCATGCTCAGCAAACCGTCGTAA
- a CDS encoding LysR family transcriptional regulator — protein MDHWNELRMFLAVAKGGTVRAAADALQLNHATVLRGIARLEQRLKTKLFDKLPSGYRLTSAGTDIVDLAAQMSEASTKIEGRIFARDQSVSGPLRLTLPISFATDLLMETLTDFRSSYPDIALEIIGTGTVANLSNREADVALRVVLGDGSPPDNLYGSRLCAFSTAYYARRLDRTKGIAPPLAWLLGPGEDVPSDWAPRDSFRSAEVPVRFSEMRSRLYAARAGMGMTSLPCFVGDADPLLSRVPGSPVKHTGDVWLLTHVDTRQTLRVRLLCERIRHTMRTVAAKVEGRMDAGMNDQL, from the coding sequence ATGGATCACTGGAATGAGTTGCGGATGTTCCTCGCTGTTGCGAAGGGCGGCACGGTGCGTGCGGCAGCAGACGCGCTCCAGCTCAACCACGCCACGGTTCTCCGGGGCATAGCGCGCCTGGAGCAGCGGCTTAAAACGAAGCTCTTCGACAAGCTTCCATCAGGGTACAGGCTGACGTCGGCCGGGACCGATATTGTCGATCTGGCCGCACAGATGTCGGAGGCGTCGACCAAGATCGAGGGGCGGATCTTCGCGCGCGACCAGAGCGTTTCCGGACCGCTGCGCCTCACCCTGCCCATTTCCTTCGCGACAGATCTTCTCATGGAGACGCTGACAGACTTCCGATCGTCCTACCCTGATATCGCGCTCGAGATCATCGGGACGGGAACGGTTGCAAATCTCAGCAATCGCGAGGCGGATGTGGCTTTGCGGGTGGTTCTCGGAGATGGATCGCCGCCCGACAACCTTTATGGAAGCCGGCTCTGCGCCTTCAGCACGGCCTATTATGCCCGCCGTCTTGATAGGACGAAGGGCATCGCGCCTCCCTTGGCGTGGCTGCTCGGGCCCGGCGAGGATGTTCCGAGCGACTGGGCACCTCGAGACAGCTTCAGATCAGCCGAGGTTCCTGTCCGCTTTTCGGAAATGCGGTCGAGACTATACGCAGCACGCGCTGGCATGGGGATGACGTCCCTGCCCTGCTTTGTCGGCGACGCGGACCCGCTGCTGTCGCGTGTCCCCGGCAGCCCGGTGAAACACACAGGAGATGTATGGCTGTTGACGCATGTCGACACCCGGCAAACCCTTCGGGTCAGGCTTCTCTGCGAACGGATACGTCACACCATGCGAACCGTCGCTGCCAAGGTCGAGGGACGAATGGACGCTGGTATGAATGACCAACTCTAA